The bacterium DNA segment CTGCGGCTGAGATGGGCCGCCTGCTCGTGATCCGCGACGGCGCGCGCTCCGGCGCCGACAACATGGCGGCCGACGCCGACCTGCTCGCGCGCCGGGCGCCGGGCGACCCGACCGTGCTGCGCCTCTACCGCTGGTCCCCGCCGGCGGTCTCCTACGGTTACCACCAGGACCCCGACGACTTCGACCGCGAGGTGATCGACCGCCGCGGCTGGGGCCTCGTGCGCCGCCCGACCGGCGGTCGCGCGATCCTCCACGCCCAGGAGCTCACCTACGCCGTGGCGGGGGACGCACCGTCGGCGCGCTTCGGCGACGACCTGCACGCCGTCTACTCGGCGATCAACGGGGCGCTGACGGAGTTCCTGCGCCGCCTCGGCCTGTCGCCGGACATCTCGCAGGGCGAGAGCCTGGCCGCGGCCCGCGGCGCGGTGTGCTTCCAGACCGCCGGCCGCCACGAGGTGACCGTCGGCGGGCGCAAGCTCGTCGGCTCGGCGCAGCGCCGGCACCCCGACCGCTTCCTGCAGCACGGTTCGATCCTGACCGGTCCGGCGCACATCGACCTGCTGGACTGCCTGCGGGGGGAGGACCACGGCCCGGCCCGCCGCGCCGCGCTGCTGGCGGCCACGACGAACCTGGGCGAACTGCTGGGGCGGG contains these protein-coding regions:
- a CDS encoding biotin/lipoate A/B protein ligase family protein, with product MGRLLVIRDGARSGADNMAADADLLARRAPGDPTVLRLYRWSPPAVSYGYHQDPDDFDREVIDRRGWGLVRRPTGGRAILHAQELTYAVAGDAPSARFGDDLHAVYSAINGALTEFLRRLGLSPDISQGESLAAARGAVCFQTAGRHEVTVGGRKLVGSAQRRHPDRFLQHGSILTGPAHIDLLDCLRGEDHGPARRAALLAATTNLGELLGRDCEGPFADELEDLLTAVFQERFG